The following coding sequences are from one Phocaeicola salanitronis DSM 18170 window:
- a CDS encoding BfmA/BtgA family mobilization protein, with protein sequence MTDKATIQPKSKPEKTTISISGETSERLEIYCRANGILRKEFVSLALEYFERTGFDLKSNALDYSPLEKIIGELNEVKATMQTSNEGTEAIRQLLQAVREQTAKQLPAPELIAQATEAKAKAESLATERAKDLQLLQEENNRLRNEIKVLQEYKEKAHRELCRVRDEQKTFGKIKVNTEL encoded by the coding sequence ATGACAGATAAAGCAACCATACAACCCAAAAGCAAGCCGGAAAAGACTACAATCTCAATAAGCGGAGAAACATCTGAACGGCTGGAGATATACTGCCGGGCAAACGGCATATTACGGAAAGAGTTCGTTTCTCTCGCCCTGGAATACTTTGAACGCACAGGTTTCGACCTGAAGAGTAACGCACTTGATTACTCCCCCTTGGAAAAGATCATCGGAGAATTGAATGAAGTAAAAGCGACCATGCAGACAAGCAATGAGGGAACAGAAGCGATTCGCCAACTACTACAGGCAGTCCGGGAACAGACCGCAAAACAGCTTCCAGCTCCAGAACTTATAGCCCAAGCAACAGAAGCAAAGGCGAAGGCAGAAAGTCTGGCTACAGAACGTGCCAAAGACCTTCAGCTCCTTCAGGAAGAGAACAACCGATTGCGTAACGAAATCAAAGTTCTTCAGGAGTATAAGGAAAAAGCACACCGGGAACTTTGCCGGGTACGTGATGAACAGAAAACATTCGGGAAAATAAAAGTAAATACAGAACTGTAG